One genomic segment of Rubripirellula tenax includes these proteins:
- a CDS encoding PAS domain-containing protein, which produces MNNSSDATEQSILRKSLAGLRSECAWVCRADGEVWQWVDTEAEIVFGIDANTLISDPESRVSLIHPDDRDAVLNRVRGMTPNESVEIEYRIQGEFGERQILDRCTLTKTSESENRLCGVSRDVSKTSLIKESLDSSDAALTSLVESLPLCVLRKDMRGRITYANSLACDVMKLAQSAVLGKTDFDLFPAPLAKKYYADDQRVITEGQLHHYVERHHNADGKETHVEVWKTPLREKSGETIGIQIMFWDVTQSETNGHTNDFEHVLFSILLDTVPDGIYFKDTECRFIRTSRSFAERLGVDDPRNCIGKSDLDFFERQFAKDSIAEDLKILASGEMSLAKIELQAFANRESLWCSTTKVPLRDRTGEIIGMFGISRDVSSQMRAEQELERERDLLQTIMNNVPSQIFVKDRSGRFITANTAVVNMLSADSFDEIRGKTDYDFFPAEMACNFVTDDQIVMRSGSPLVDNEESFVDETGNQRWILTTKVPLRDVNEEVIGIVGIGHDITERKNFLRDIVQAKELADKANQAKSDFLANMSHEIRTPMNAIIGMTDLVLDTQLDDSQRNFLAMVQESGESLLSIINDILDFSKIEAGKFELETRTFELRENLGDTMKTIGMKAHAKNLEVAFRVGRDVPYYVIGDAGRLRQILINLVGNAIKFTENGEVVVSVDVVEQSEDEIVLKFAVSDTGIGIPPERCKAVFEEFEQADTSTTRKFGGTGLGLAISLRLVQLMGGDIELDSEVGEGSTFTFTARLTHADRDSQAHAAHGATIIGGTRVLVVDDNATNREILQDMLGNWGMDPRQADSAEAGLESLRHLHEMGQPIQLIVSDVHMPQVSGYEFVEQIRNDETSISKTPVIILTSGTLDGEDGLRRKLNIDERLMKPIKQSELFDSITRCLGVNTVEDAHSADQFDHEEDSLGHLDILLAEDNLINQKLAVGVLSGGGHKVTIANNGREAVEKLNEHPYDIVLMDVQMPEMDGLIATQKIREAELGTGRHVPIIAMTANAMKGDRERCLEAGMDEYVPKPIRIAALKEKLQLVMGVARAEEHENDSVAPLDMGDESQLGGLEDSSYLTTRRDRELSEQSMGVKDGTNETDAGERRDNSAKKRKSPSKDPRADLAAQANVEVKIENPLIEPMDDNASSIFDDEAEPHPDGSVLAREEIPVPKAAVPKAAVAKATSSKARPDVDARDRPDTVADETANVHPKDDDFKMDEIENGDAADAKTEAYNLDYALELVRGDESLLDELLAIYVDETRVRLNEIDTAIDEGDLEAVRRAAHTVCGASRSVGADRVAEAGQALQEIGKDIGKAELTQMVKPLSDEVAKVVDFIKRRTAGS; this is translated from the coding sequence ATGAACAACTCTTCCGATGCGACAGAGCAGTCCATACTGCGTAAATCACTAGCTGGGCTTCGATCGGAGTGCGCTTGGGTCTGTCGAGCGGACGGAGAGGTTTGGCAGTGGGTCGATACCGAGGCGGAAATCGTGTTCGGCATCGACGCCAATACGCTCATTTCTGATCCGGAATCACGAGTTTCGCTGATTCATCCGGACGATCGTGACGCTGTGTTGAATAGGGTTCGTGGAATGACCCCGAATGAATCGGTAGAGATTGAATACAGGATTCAGGGCGAATTCGGCGAGCGTCAGATTCTTGATCGCTGCACGTTGACGAAGACCAGCGAATCGGAAAACCGGCTTTGCGGTGTCAGCCGGGACGTTTCGAAAACTAGTTTGATCAAAGAGTCGCTGGATAGTTCGGATGCCGCGTTGACTTCATTGGTTGAAAGCTTGCCGTTGTGCGTGCTTCGGAAAGACATGCGAGGTCGCATCACGTATGCGAACTCGCTGGCCTGCGATGTTATGAAATTGGCGCAAAGTGCTGTGCTGGGAAAGACAGACTTCGACCTATTCCCTGCTCCGCTCGCCAAAAAGTACTACGCCGACGACCAGAGAGTGATCACGGAAGGCCAACTTCACCACTACGTCGAACGGCATCACAACGCGGACGGCAAGGAAACGCATGTCGAAGTTTGGAAGACGCCGCTGCGTGAAAAGAGCGGAGAAACGATCGGGATCCAGATCATGTTCTGGGATGTGACGCAATCGGAAACGAATGGTCACACGAATGACTTTGAACACGTCCTGTTCTCGATCCTGTTGGATACCGTTCCCGACGGAATCTACTTCAAGGACACCGAGTGTCGCTTTATCCGGACGTCCCGCAGTTTCGCGGAACGACTGGGCGTCGACGATCCTCGCAATTGCATTGGAAAGAGCGACCTGGACTTCTTCGAGCGCCAGTTCGCCAAGGATTCCATTGCCGAGGATTTGAAAATTTTGGCCTCTGGCGAAATGAGCCTAGCGAAGATCGAACTGCAAGCGTTCGCTAATCGCGAATCGCTTTGGTGCAGCACGACGAAAGTACCTCTGCGCGATCGTACCGGCGAGATCATTGGCATGTTCGGAATCTCGCGAGATGTCTCGTCGCAAATGCGAGCCGAGCAGGAGCTTGAACGCGAGCGGGATCTGCTTCAGACGATCATGAACAATGTGCCAAGTCAGATCTTTGTGAAGGATCGAAGTGGCCGGTTCATTACCGCGAACACCGCGGTCGTGAACATGTTGTCCGCGGATTCGTTTGACGAGATTCGCGGCAAGACCGACTATGACTTTTTTCCGGCCGAAATGGCGTGCAATTTCGTCACGGATGATCAAATCGTGATGCGTAGCGGATCACCATTGGTGGACAACGAAGAATCGTTCGTCGACGAGACTGGCAACCAACGCTGGATCCTGACCACCAAGGTACCGCTGCGAGATGTCAATGAGGAGGTGATCGGGATTGTCGGCATCGGCCATGACATCACCGAGCGAAAGAACTTCTTGAGGGACATCGTCCAAGCGAAAGAACTGGCCGACAAAGCCAACCAAGCAAAGAGCGATTTCTTGGCAAACATGAGTCACGAAATTCGGACGCCGATGAACGCGATCATCGGAATGACGGACTTGGTGCTGGACACGCAACTGGACGACAGTCAGCGAAACTTTTTGGCGATGGTCCAAGAATCCGGCGAGTCGCTGCTATCAATCATCAACGACATTTTGGATTTCTCCAAAATCGAAGCAGGCAAGTTCGAGCTTGAAACGAGAACGTTTGAGCTTCGTGAAAACCTCGGCGATACGATGAAGACGATCGGCATGAAAGCGCATGCTAAGAACCTGGAAGTCGCATTCCGGGTCGGTCGCGACGTCCCCTATTACGTGATCGGCGATGCCGGCCGGCTTCGTCAGATCTTGATCAACCTTGTCGGCAACGCCATCAAGTTCACCGAGAACGGCGAGGTCGTCGTCTCGGTCGATGTGGTCGAACAGTCCGAAGATGAAATCGTGCTGAAGTTCGCGGTTAGCGATACCGGCATCGGAATCCCACCGGAACGTTGCAAAGCGGTATTCGAAGAATTCGAGCAAGCCGATACATCGACGACGCGGAAGTTCGGCGGCACCGGTCTTGGCTTGGCCATCTCGTTGCGATTAGTCCAGTTGATGGGCGGCGACATTGAATTAGATAGCGAAGTGGGCGAAGGAAGCACGTTCACGTTCACGGCACGACTTACGCATGCCGATCGTGATTCCCAGGCACACGCGGCGCATGGTGCAACGATCATCGGCGGAACGCGCGTGCTGGTCGTGGATGACAACGCAACGAATCGAGAAATTTTGCAGGACATGCTCGGCAACTGGGGCATGGATCCGCGACAAGCGGATTCAGCGGAAGCGGGCTTGGAGTCGTTGCGTCACTTGCATGAAATGGGCCAGCCCATTCAATTGATCGTCAGCGACGTCCACATGCCACAGGTAAGCGGATACGAATTCGTGGAGCAGATTCGCAATGATGAAACTTCCATTTCGAAAACACCCGTCATCATCCTGACCAGCGGCACCCTTGATGGTGAAGACGGATTGCGAAGGAAGTTGAACATCGACGAGCGGTTGATGAAACCGATCAAGCAATCCGAACTGTTCGATTCGATCACCCGCTGCCTGGGCGTCAACACGGTCGAAGATGCCCATTCGGCCGATCAGTTCGATCACGAAGAGGACTCGTTGGGGCATCTGGATATTCTGTTGGCCGAAGACAACCTGATCAATCAGAAACTGGCCGTTGGCGTGTTGTCCGGTGGCGGGCACAAGGTCACGATCGCCAACAACGGAAGAGAAGCTGTCGAGAAACTCAACGAGCACCCATACGACATCGTGTTGATGGACGTACAAATGCCCGAGATGGATGGATTGATCGCGACGCAGAAGATTCGAGAAGCCGAACTCGGTACCGGACGACACGTCCCGATCATTGCGATGACGGCAAACGCCATGAAAGGCGATCGCGAACGATGCCTGGAAGCTGGCATGGATGAATATGTCCCCAAGCCGATCCGAATCGCTGCTCTGAAAGAAAAACTGCAATTGGTCATGGGAGTCGCTCGTGCCGAGGAGCATGAGAATGATTCCGTCGCCCCACTGGACATGGGCGACGAAAGTCAGCTCGGTGGCCTCGAGGACTCGTCGTATTTGACAACGCGACGAGACCGCGAATTGTCCGAGCAATCGATGGGCGTTAAGGATGGAACCAACGAAACCGATGCTGGTGAACGAAGGGACAATTCCGCGAAAAAACGCAAATCACCTTCAAAAGACCCACGAGCCGACTTGGCTGCTCAGGCCAACGTCGAAGTCAAAATTGAAAATCCGTTGATTGAGCCAATGGACGACAACGCATCGTCAATCTTCGACGACGAGGCCGAGCCGCACCCGGACGGTTCCGTCCTGGCTCGAGAGGAAATCCCAGTTCCCAAAGCTGCAGTTCCGAAAGCTGCGGTGGCAAAAGCCACATCGTCGAAAGCCCGACCTGACGTCGATGCTCGGGATAGACCCGACACCGTGGCCGACGAAACCGCCAACGTCCATCCGAAGGATGACGACTTTAAGATGGATGAGATTGAAAACGGTGATGCTGCTGACGCGAAAACCGAAGCCTACAACCTCGACTACGCTTTGGAACTGGTGCGCGGGGACGAAAGCCTGCTTGACGAACTCTTAGCGATTTATGTCGACGAAACCCGAGTTCGGCTAAACGAAATCGACACCGCTATCGACGAAGGTGACCTCGAAGCGGTGCGTCGGGCTGCCCATACCGTATGTGGTGCGTCGCGCAGCGTGGGGGCGGATCGGGTGGCAGAGGCAGGTCAAGCTCTGCAGGAGATCGGGAAAGACATTGGCAAAGCCGAGTTGACCCAGATGGTCAAACCGCTTAGTGACGAGGTTGCCAAAGTCGTCGACTTCATCAAACGTCGAACGGCAGGTTCGTAG
- a CDS encoding RNA polymerase sigma factor → MKFVTKSIESPPSDGLTRQIALGTVSDADLLDAWCRDQQRAALAALIDRYSRMVLSVCRRRCRTEADAEDAYQTTFLYLARNGHKIRQPERLVGWLHRVAQRSAVATLPSEKRQTDPMIEPAVEPDDPLDRLTQRHEAIVLDEELAELPEHYRAAIAMHLFDDCPLQMLADHFGTSIGSIRGRLQRGKQMLARRLRHRGIIPAFAFASASAWIVSTSQASVAASAMVEIANAPQLPNPPIEPRLLDSLLSQGTRLMPTLYTAAGVLAGSTLLTLAIMAGESPGQGATGKVEVNLPAGSSAPVAAQFGAAGGSGMGGGGLEAPQPSRPPSKDGMIWTQKTVPPPVTSRIALKLSETLDEEIDFKIHTALVALPEAISEAIGMPVLMDVRGVEFAEQDLANVDVDLEVSGMPLRTALRRLLSPYGLKAVIEDEGLMITADPSVLVHRGIGTDQWVNVDTEAEKKISEILNTKAEAEFIDLPMDEAVATLSEQHQVPILIDRRALEEIGITADQPVTLTLGNVKLRTLLRLMLRDLDLTYQVNGETLSVTTQEAAESNLVSRIYWLEGTGFAEGDFESVMNSIQTTIQPDTWELLGGPSTIVPVRSARPAILVSAVYRVHEEIEKFLKTLRQSHFGKDPVLENVQVPDQQGSGGGIGGGGQGGGGFF, encoded by the coding sequence ATGAAATTTGTCACGAAATCTATCGAATCGCCTCCATCGGACGGCCTCACCCGGCAGATTGCGTTGGGTACTGTCTCCGACGCCGACCTGTTGGATGCCTGGTGTCGCGATCAACAGCGAGCCGCGCTGGCCGCTTTGATCGACCGGTACAGTCGCATGGTGTTGAGCGTCTGTCGAAGGCGATGTCGCACCGAAGCGGATGCCGAAGATGCCTATCAAACTACGTTTTTGTATCTCGCGCGAAATGGTCACAAGATCCGTCAACCCGAGCGATTGGTTGGATGGCTGCACCGAGTCGCTCAGCGGTCCGCGGTGGCGACCCTACCTTCCGAAAAACGTCAAACCGATCCGATGATTGAACCCGCCGTCGAACCGGACGATCCACTCGATCGACTCACACAGCGGCATGAAGCGATCGTGCTCGATGAAGAATTGGCGGAGCTTCCCGAGCACTACCGTGCCGCAATTGCGATGCATCTTTTTGATGATTGCCCGCTGCAAATGTTGGCGGACCACTTTGGAACTTCGATCGGATCGATCCGTGGCCGGCTTCAACGCGGAAAACAAATGCTCGCTCGCCGACTGCGACATCGTGGCATTATTCCCGCTTTCGCATTTGCATCTGCCTCCGCATGGATCGTGTCGACATCACAAGCATCGGTCGCCGCATCGGCCATGGTTGAAATTGCCAACGCTCCTCAACTGCCCAACCCGCCGATCGAACCTCGTCTTCTCGACTCTCTTCTCTCTCAAGGAACTCGTCTGATGCCCACGCTGTACACCGCCGCTGGAGTTCTCGCTGGATCAACGCTGCTTACACTTGCCATCATGGCGGGTGAAAGCCCTGGACAAGGAGCGACCGGCAAAGTGGAAGTGAATTTACCGGCAGGCTCATCGGCCCCCGTCGCGGCGCAGTTTGGTGCCGCAGGAGGGAGTGGGATGGGCGGCGGGGGCTTGGAAGCGCCGCAGCCAAGTCGCCCGCCATCAAAAGACGGAATGATATGGACTCAAAAAACGGTCCCGCCACCGGTCACCAGTCGCATCGCCTTGAAACTCAGCGAAACCCTGGATGAAGAGATCGATTTTAAGATCCACACCGCACTGGTCGCTTTGCCGGAGGCTATTTCCGAAGCAATCGGCATGCCTGTCTTGATGGATGTTCGCGGAGTCGAGTTTGCGGAACAGGATCTGGCGAATGTCGACGTGGACCTAGAGGTCAGTGGGATGCCACTTCGCACGGCCTTGCGACGACTGCTCAGTCCGTATGGTTTGAAGGCCGTGATCGAGGACGAGGGGCTGATGATTACGGCTGATCCTTCGGTACTGGTTCATCGCGGAATCGGAACAGACCAATGGGTCAACGTTGACACCGAAGCGGAAAAGAAAATATCGGAGATTCTAAATACGAAAGCGGAGGCAGAATTTATTGACTTACCGATGGACGAGGCAGTCGCAACACTGTCGGAACAACATCAGGTCCCGATTCTGATCGACCGCAGAGCACTGGAGGAAATCGGTATCACCGCTGATCAGCCAGTCACGCTGACTCTTGGCAATGTCAAGCTGCGAACGCTCCTGCGACTGATGTTGCGAGACCTGGACCTGACGTATCAAGTCAACGGCGAGACCCTGAGCGTGACAACGCAAGAGGCCGCCGAAAGCAACTTGGTTAGTCGCATCTATTGGCTCGAAGGAACCGGGTTTGCCGAAGGCGATTTTGAATCGGTGATGAATTCAATTCAAACAACGATTCAACCTGATACCTGGGAGCTACTCGGAGGGCCATCGACGATCGTTCCCGTCCGGTCTGCTCGACCGGCGATCCTCGTCAGCGCTGTCTATCGCGTTCACGAAGAGATCGAGAAGTTCCTGAAGACGTTGCGACAATCACACTTCGGGAAAGACCCTGTACTGGAAAACGTACAAGTCCCAGATCAGCAAGGATCAGGCGGCGGAATCGGTGGTGGGGGACAGGGAGGTGGCGGATTTTTCTAG
- a CDS encoding transposase, producing the protein MARQLRIEFPGAIYHLVTRGNGRKQIFHDQGHYERMTRGLKDEVTRSGWKIFAYCWMPNHIHVLLQTPEPNLSRGMQHWLSGYANWYSKRNRRVGHLFQERYKAFLVEDAGYFWNLSRYIHLNPCSGFRPLVATPDAWKHSSYPGYARLNSRVDWIQYSELHTYWAAVNGGKDADRAYRKYVKASLGTPENPLSDALRGWVLGSEAFLKRMVVLAEAEDDRRRQRTSRRMKATTTDEIIAATAAYHEVGSEEYVGFRSQAAGREIAALLCRRWTGEPLSCLSSRFGLAHPDSSSNLIRRAKKRMAESKSYRDSIDEIETNLGLKTENQI; encoded by the coding sequence ATGGCTCGCCAGCTACGGATTGAATTCCCCGGTGCGATCTACCATTTGGTCACAAGAGGCAATGGACGTAAGCAAATCTTTCACGACCAAGGTCATTACGAACGCATGACCCGCGGGTTAAAGGACGAAGTCACTCGCAGTGGCTGGAAGATCTTCGCATATTGCTGGATGCCCAATCATATCCACGTGCTCTTGCAAACGCCTGAACCGAACCTGAGCCGGGGAATGCAACATTGGCTCTCTGGATACGCCAATTGGTACTCAAAGCGGAATCGCCGGGTGGGCCATCTCTTCCAGGAACGCTACAAGGCGTTTTTGGTCGAGGACGCCGGCTACTTCTGGAATCTCAGTCGCTACATTCACCTCAATCCCTGCTCAGGATTTCGCCCACTCGTAGCAACACCAGATGCGTGGAAGCATAGCAGCTATCCTGGATACGCGAGGCTGAACTCGCGAGTCGACTGGATTCAATACAGTGAGCTTCACACGTACTGGGCGGCTGTCAATGGTGGCAAAGACGCCGACCGCGCCTACCGCAAGTATGTCAAGGCTAGTTTAGGAACTCCTGAAAACCCATTGTCCGACGCTTTGCGTGGTTGGGTGTTGGGGAGCGAAGCATTTTTGAAGCGGATGGTTGTCTTGGCGGAAGCAGAAGATGATCGACGTCGTCAACGCACCAGTCGCCGCATGAAAGCGACAACAACTGATGAGATTATCGCGGCAACAGCTGCTTACCATGAAGTTGGCTCCGAGGAATATGTCGGCTTTCGCAGTCAGGCCGCGGGGAGAGAAATAGCAGCCCTGTTATGTCGTCGTTGGACGGGTGAGCCGCTCTCGTGCCTTTCGTCACGATTTGGCTTGGCCCACCCAGACAGCTCGTCAAATCTAATTCGCCGAGCCAAGAAAAGGATGGCTGAGTCGAAGAGTTACAGAGATTCGATCGACGAAATCGAAACAAACCTAGGGCTGAAAACCGAAAACCAAATCTGA
- a CDS encoding type II toxin-antitoxin system RelE/ParE family toxin, which produces MSLHLRITRQAIEDIDENKTWWEQNRSVEQANEWEEAVFQEIGTLTDHASICPPSRENGRKGIAYPLQDKRLGLRKTYTHRAVFTIKDGTLFVLAVRSTRQRDLEANDLPSDLDSAS; this is translated from the coding sequence ATGAGTTTGCATCTAAGGATCACTCGTCAAGCGATCGAAGATATCGACGAAAACAAGACTTGGTGGGAACAAAACCGATCGGTTGAGCAAGCGAACGAATGGGAGGAAGCGGTCTTTCAAGAAATCGGAACGCTGACCGATCACGCATCAATTTGCCCACCATCTCGTGAAAACGGTAGAAAGGGGATCGCTTACCCGCTCCAAGATAAACGGCTCGGTCTTAGAAAGACGTACACCCATCGGGCGGTGTTCACCATCAAAGATGGCACTCTGTTTGTCTTGGCTGTTAGGAGTACACGACAACGCGATCTTGAAGCAAACGACTTACCAAGCGATCTTGATTCAGCATCCTAG
- a CDS encoding DUF1501 domain-containing protein: MKRSIKINKESSRRDLLKMAGGCAALTNTSLLSTMLNLSATNSAVAQTSGLTGYKALVCVFLFGGNDSYNMLTPMTPSEHAEYLTARGGDYSAGNGALGIPASEMAATTITDSSSGRQFGIHPSMPEVKTLFDQGKATFLANVGSLVEPTTRAQYDSQANLPLGLFSHSDLQQHWMTSVPQSRSQVTGWAGRMADMMTDTVNTNPAISMNMSLDNVNLLQTGGSVVPYVVTENGAQEVGWYGPTWTQAKIFSQLTDEVLARSYGNLMEKTFAQMNRTALDAAISFNGAVDQVTGVDEYFPGTLSGLQRKLRMVAKSIGAHETIGQTRQIFFVGVGGWDNHDELIATQQANLAEVSKALKTFQDAIDGLGLTNDVVTFTASDFARTLNSNGKGSDHAWGGNQIIMGGPVTGGRIHGQYPLSLASGTTLDLGRGRLLPTTSVDEMSAELAMWYGVANDSSMEHVLPNIRNFHAAGSTYPIGFLS; the protein is encoded by the coding sequence ATGAAACGATCTATCAAAATCAACAAAGAATCGTCGCGTCGCGACCTCCTGAAGATGGCTGGCGGGTGTGCGGCCCTGACCAATACCTCGCTGCTGTCGACGATGCTGAACCTGTCGGCAACCAACTCAGCCGTTGCACAGACAAGTGGACTTACGGGCTACAAGGCGCTGGTCTGCGTTTTCCTGTTTGGTGGTAACGATTCGTACAACATGCTGACCCCGATGACACCGTCGGAGCATGCGGAATATCTGACCGCGCGGGGCGGTGACTATAGCGCCGGAAACGGAGCCCTCGGTATTCCTGCGTCCGAGATGGCGGCAACGACAATCACCGACTCGTCATCCGGTCGCCAATTCGGGATCCACCCGTCCATGCCCGAAGTCAAGACTCTGTTTGACCAGGGGAAAGCAACCTTCCTTGCGAATGTCGGTAGCCTCGTCGAGCCCACCACTCGTGCGCAATACGATTCGCAAGCCAACCTGCCGCTTGGTTTGTTTTCGCACTCGGACTTGCAGCAGCACTGGATGACGTCGGTTCCCCAGTCGCGATCGCAAGTCACCGGATGGGCCGGGCGCATGGCCGACATGATGACCGATACGGTCAATACCAATCCGGCGATTTCGATGAACATGTCGCTCGACAATGTCAACCTTTTGCAAACCGGTGGCTCGGTTGTTCCCTATGTCGTTACGGAGAACGGGGCACAGGAAGTCGGTTGGTATGGGCCAACTTGGACGCAAGCGAAGATCTTCAGTCAGCTTACCGATGAAGTCCTGGCACGTTCGTACGGAAATTTGATGGAGAAGACATTTGCCCAAATGAATCGAACGGCGCTCGATGCGGCGATTTCGTTCAACGGTGCGGTGGATCAGGTGACCGGCGTCGACGAATACTTCCCGGGAACACTGTCGGGCTTGCAAAGAAAATTGCGAATGGTCGCCAAGTCGATCGGCGCTCACGAAACGATTGGTCAGACGCGCCAAATTTTCTTCGTCGGCGTAGGCGGATGGGACAATCACGACGAATTGATTGCAACCCAGCAAGCGAACTTGGCTGAAGTCAGTAAGGCGCTGAAGACCTTCCAAGACGCTATTGATGGTCTCGGTTTGACGAACGATGTGGTCACCTTCACGGCCAGCGATTTCGCCCGAACGCTCAATAGCAACGGTAAAGGCAGCGACCACGCTTGGGGCGGAAACCAGATCATCATGGGCGGTCCAGTGACGGGAGGACGTATCCACGGCCAGTATCCTTTGTCACTTGCATCCGGCACCACGCTGGATCTTGGTCGAGGAAGGCTCTTGCCAACAACCTCCGTGGACGAAATGTCCGCGGAATTGGCGATGTGGTACGGCGTGGCGAACGACAGCAGTATGGAACACGTCCTGCCCAATATCCGAAACTTCCACGCCGCAGGAAGCACCTACCCCATCGGCTTCCTGTCCTAG
- a CDS encoding DUF1800 domain-containing protein, translating to MSRFQSVVLQSEFSKSFLVLVLLIAIPATATAGTFEVGSRSQAKLMKNKVHASQFLSRATFGPTIADIDTLAGRIGQVGVRQACSEWIDAQFLVPATEHQPLAEQMFGRDGYNGTEDGVWIQRYRYHAWWTVALQADDQLRQRLAWALSQILVTSEDGAGFNDRNTGNISNKARWLGPTNYYDTLVKGAFGNYRQLLQDVTYHPVMGVYLSHMRNRKTNGVRFPDENYAREVMQLFSIGLYELHQDGRLKTSLSGELIPTYDNETIKDLARIFTGLTFKPSDTSSTGRFFYSGYDFLYPMEMAQHEHDTESKTLFGNQTINLTDGNQEVSAALDILHAHDNIAPFVSFRLIQRLVKSNPSRGYIRRVANAFDDNGQGVKGDMKAVVKAILLDPEAWRSIRIQTQRLPDRVTVLTRGTEYSRLREPVVRYTSMLRGLEANSDDANGWAMMTPRDYDWTQEPYKSPSVFNFFLPSFQPPGELISFQPSRRIPNGDLVAPEFQQQTAVTANRLMNRYIWDLSRGGALFTASNGTVYNLRCDMTFNLDADRALVNDDNLTNKGSLTDAEWEVIQRAEAAQSDLVTLIDKYDLLFCSGTMPQDFKDDIAYVVLKETDWMIGNTGGTPQWQTRAGEFRVLTTLISILTSPFAAIEE from the coding sequence ATGTCTCGTTTCCAGTCTGTAGTTCTCCAGTCTGAATTTTCGAAGAGCTTCTTGGTGCTGGTTTTGTTGATCGCCATCCCGGCGACTGCGACGGCGGGCACGTTCGAAGTCGGCTCGCGAAGCCAAGCGAAGTTGATGAAGAACAAGGTGCATGCGTCTCAGTTTCTGAGTCGCGCCACATTTGGACCGACCATCGCGGACATCGACACGCTCGCCGGTCGGATCGGCCAAGTCGGCGTTCGGCAAGCTTGCAGCGAGTGGATCGATGCACAATTCCTAGTGCCCGCCACCGAGCATCAGCCGTTGGCCGAGCAAATGTTCGGACGGGACGGGTACAACGGCACCGAAGACGGTGTTTGGATTCAACGCTATCGCTACCACGCTTGGTGGACCGTTGCACTTCAAGCCGATGACCAACTTCGGCAACGACTCGCTTGGGCACTCAGCCAGATTCTTGTCACCAGCGAAGATGGTGCCGGATTCAATGACCGAAACACTGGAAATATCTCAAACAAAGCTCGCTGGCTTGGACCAACCAACTACTACGACACACTCGTCAAAGGTGCCTTTGGCAACTACCGCCAATTGCTTCAAGACGTGACGTATCACCCCGTCATGGGCGTCTATCTCAGTCACATGCGGAACCGCAAGACAAACGGAGTTCGTTTTCCTGATGAAAACTATGCTCGAGAAGTCATGCAGTTGTTCTCCATCGGTCTTTACGAATTGCACCAAGATGGTCGGCTAAAAACTTCGCTTAGCGGTGAATTGATTCCGACCTACGACAATGAAACCATCAAAGATCTTGCTCGCATTTTCACCGGGCTGACCTTCAAGCCGAGTGACACCAGCAGCACCGGTCGGTTCTTCTATTCGGGGTACGACTTCTTGTATCCGATGGAAATGGCTCAACATGAGCACGACACGGAATCGAAAACATTGTTCGGAAATCAAACGATCAACCTGACTGACGGCAACCAAGAAGTCTCGGCTGCGTTGGATATCTTGCACGCCCACGACAACATTGCCCCGTTTGTTTCTTTCCGTCTGATTCAACGACTGGTGAAAAGCAATCCGTCGCGTGGATACATCCGGCGAGTGGCGAACGCGTTTGACGACAACGGCCAGGGTGTCAAAGGTGACATGAAGGCGGTTGTGAAGGCGATCCTTCTGGACCCCGAAGCATGGCGATCGATTCGCATTCAAACCCAACGGCTACCCGATCGCGTGACCGTCTTGACCCGAGGGACGGAGTACTCACGATTGCGAGAACCCGTCGTTCGCTACACGTCCATGCTTCGCGGTTTGGAAGCGAACAGCGATGACGCCAACGGTTGGGCGATGATGACACCGCGTGACTATGACTGGACTCAAGAACCCTACAAGTCACCCAGCGTCTTCAATTTCTTCTTGCCTTCGTTCCAGCCGCCTGGTGAGCTGATCAGTTTCCAGCCTTCGCGTCGGATTCCCAACGGTGATTTGGTCGCGCCCGAATTCCAGCAGCAAACGGCAGTTACCGCGAACCGTTTGATGAACCGATATATTTGGGACCTCAGTCGGGGTGGTGCGTTGTTCACGGCCAGCAACGGTACCGTTTACAACTTGCGATGCGACATGACATTCAACTTGGATGCAGATCGCGCCTTGGTGAACGATGACAACCTGACCAACAAGGGAAGCTTGACGGACGCGGAATGGGAGGTCATCCAGCGCGCCGAAGCGGCTCAGAGCGACTTGGTGACCCTGATCGACAAGTATGACTTGTTGTTCTGCTCGGGAACGATGCCTCAGGATTTCAAAGACGATATTGCGTATGTCGTCTTGAAGGAAACCGATTGGATGATTGGCAACACAGGCGGAACGCCTCAGTGGCAAACTCGCGCCGGCGAATTTCGAGTTCTCACCACGCTGATCTCGATCCTGACGTCGCCGTTTGCTGCGATCGAAGAATAG